GAGAAGGTCCGCGCCGGGGAGGTGGACATCTAACCATGCAACAAGACATGATCCCGCCGCTCGAGCACATCGACGCCACGAGCGTCGACCATGCCGTGCGGCTCCTGGACGAACACGGCAGCGACGCGGCAACGATCGCGGGTAACACCGACGAGATCAACTGGCTGAAGAACCGCGATCGGACGCCGGAGGTCCTCGTCGACCTGAAGCCGATCGAGGAGCTAAAGGAGATCACCGAGACGAGCGGCGGCGGCATCCGCCTCGGCGCGCTGGCGACGCTGTCGGACGTCGAGAGCCACGACGCGGTCACCGACGGATTCTCCGTGCTCGCGGACGCGATGGGCGAGATCGCGACGCCCCAGATCAGAAACCAGGGGACGATCGGCGGCAACCTCACGCAGGACTCCCGCTGTTGGTACTACCGCGGCGGCTTCGACTGCTACCGCGCGGGCGGGAACACCTGCTACGCGATCACCGGCGAGTCGAGCGATCACGCGGTCACGGACTACTCGCGGTGTATCACCGCACACCCCTCCGACGGCGCGGTCGCGCTCATCGCGCTCGGTGCCGAGGTCGTCGTCAGCGGTCCGCGCGGCGAACGCCGGGAGCCGCTCTCGGAGTTCTTCGTCGGTCCCGAGGACAACATCACGGTGATGAACGACCTCGCGCACGACGAGATCCTCACGCACATCGAGGTGCCCAGCGACTGGCGCGGCACGAACTTCTACTTCGAGAAGGTTCGGGGCCGGGACTCCTGGGACTTCGCGATCGGAAACATCGCGGCGGCGGTCAAGAAGAGCGGCAACACGGTCTCGGACATCCGGCTGGTCGCCAACGGGTTCGCGCCGACGCCGAAGCGTCTGCGGACCGCCGAGCGGTCGATCCGCGGCAGCCGCCTCTCCGAGAGCAACATCGAGGCGGCCTCGGAGAACGTCCTGCCGAACGCCGCGCCGCAACCGGACAACGAGTACAAACTGAACCTCGCGGACAACCTCGTCAACCGGGCGCTCAACAGCGTCGCCTGAGCGGACGGGGCCGACCTTCTCCGCGTCGGTCAGCACGCCCGACAGCCGCGGGGCCAAACAGCCACGACGCCCGTCGGCTACGCGATCGGAAGCCGGACACCCGCCAGCGGCAGGACGATCAGGCGTCGTCGACCGGGACCGCTCGCACCCCGAAGTCGTCGAACTCCTGGGCCAGGCTGGGGACGTCGCCGACGGTGCGGAACGTGATCCTGAACGGGACCGACTCGCCCGGCGGTATCGCCCGGTTCGGCCTGGTCCTCCGCGCACCGATCACGTTGCCGTCCGCGTCGTAGAAGGCGACGACGACCTCCGACGCTCGGGCCTCGCTCCCGTCGTTGGAGACGGTTCCGGAGACGACGACGCGGTTCTGCGAGCGGTCGGTGACGGACGCCGCTGCGGTCAGGTCCGCGCTCCCCGCGGACGCGCGGTCGGCGGCAACCGAGACGTCGTAGTCGTCGACGTCGCCCTCTGCGTCGTAGTGGACGTCGAACGGTGCCGACGAACCGGGGGCGATCGGTTCGCCCAGCGCGCCGCCGACAGCCTCACCGACCGCCTCCCCGTCGCGGTAGTACGTCACCGTCACCGTCACGTTCCCGATCGGATGCGACTGGCCGTTGCGGACCTCGCCGACGACCGTCGGTCGCCCCAGGCGGTCGAGGTGGTACGTCGTTCCCTCGACCGTCGTCTCGCCGGCCAGCGGCGCCGACGGCGCGTCGACCTCGCCGGTGACGAGTATCTCCACGCCCACGAGCCCCCCGTACGTGAGCCCGGCCGCCAGCACCGCGCCGATGAGGACCGCCTTGGCGTCGACCATCCATCGTAAGAGCGGGCGCAGCGGACATAAACGCTGGGTGCAGTTCGCGACGCGCCCGTCCGAGGCGCTCTCGGAGCCACCGGGTTCTTTGTCCGCGCTCTCCTGTGGGGAGACGATGGTGGAGATCGACGTCTACGACGACCCCCTGAACCCGATCGGGTGGGGGATGCAGCCGGCCCTGCGGCGACTCAGATACGAGTGCGTCGACGCCGACTGGCGACGGCGACCGGTCGTCCTGGTGCCCGACTGGGACCGATACGCCGGGCCGGAGTTCCCGGGGGGGCGCCGAACCGCGCCGGCGACCTGCCTTCGGGTCGCCGAGGAGACGGGGATGCCGATCGACGAGTACCTCTGGTTCGAGGACGCTCCCGAGGGCTCCAGACCGGCCTGCGAGGGAATCGAAGACGTCACCGAACCCGGGAGCGAGGCGCGGTCGCGGCTCTTCCGCGCCGCTCGGGAGGCGACGTTCCTCCGGCAGACCAACCTCGACAGCGACGACGCCGTTCGGGAGGTAATAGCCGAAACTCTCGGTCCCACGGCGGCCGAGAGGTTCCGCCCGGAGTCCTCCGATCCCGCTTCGCCGGGGCGTTCGTCGGCCCTCGCGCCGCCGGAGTGCTCGTCCGTCGACGGCGTCGAGATCGTCGATGAGCGGCCGGTCCTACCGACGGTCGTCGTCAGCGGCCCGTCAGGGCAAGCGGGCCGGTCAGGACGGGCGGGAATCGACGACCTCCGACGGCTCGTGACCGAGGTCGGCGGGTCGCCGGAGACGGACGCGTCGCCGTCGATCGAGTCGCTCGTCGACGAGTTCTCGCCGGAGGGGTGGCTCTGTGGGACCGAGTTGGCGGCGCTGACGGGGCGATCCTACGACGACGCCCTCGACGCCGCTGCGGCGCTCCCCGGGACCGAGACGAGGGAGTTCGCCGCGGAAACGTTCGTCCGCCGCGAGAGCGCGGAACGCTGATGCGGTCTCCACGCCAATCGAACCCCAACGGGAGGAGTTCGTAATCAGATGTCGCTCAACGTCTTCGAGCTGCGCGGGGTCTACGTCTTCGACGCCGGCGAGGGATCGGTGCCGCCGTCGCTCTCGCGCTACTACAACGACGCAGCAGACCGGTTCGAGGTCCCGAACGAGGCCGACCTCGAAGCGCTCGACACCGAGTGGCGGATCGTCACGGACCTCGACGCGTACCGCGTCGTCTTCGACGGCGACCCGCCGAGCGAGTTGCAGTCGGCGGCGTTGTTCGTCGAGGAAGCGCCGCTCCGGACGACGGTTCTGTGTCCGGATCGAGAGACGGTCGAGCGCGCGCTCGCGGCCGGCGGCAGTCGAGTCGACGACGACGAGTGAGCGCGCGTTCGGCTCGGAGCGACTGTTGTTCGCTCGGTCACCCGCTCAGTCGGACCGACAGTTCCGCGCCCGCGAGTCCGAACACCGACCACGCGATCGTCAGGACGGCCAGCACCCCGAACGTCACCGGCCACAGCGTCACGCCGAACGTCGTCGTGATGAACCCGGACCAGGCCCCGAACAGGCCCAACACGAGCACGAGGATCGTCGTCGTGATCGCCGCGAGCGCCCCGGCGACGACGCCGGCGACGCGCTCCTCGCCGACCGGTGAGAGCCGGGCCGCGACGGTGCCGCCGACGAGCGGCCACCCGACGAGGAGGACCACGAAGCCGACGACCCCCCCGATCTGCAGGCCGAACAGGTGGAGGAGCCCCAGCACGACGATCACCGCGGCACCCACGACGTCCGGTGATGCTCTCAGTCCTCGGGATTCTGACTGTGTGACACTCGTTGCCATAGTACGCGGTTTCTCGCGGTACGAGGATAAAAATGTCGCCGCGAGAACCGAAAGAGCGCCCAGGCGCTTCGCCGTCTCCCGATTCGAAGCGTCGCGCCACGCCTGGCGGTCAGCGATACAGGTCCACCCGACTCAGATCGGCTCGTACCGCTTCACCAGGTCCCAGTACTCCGAGGGGGTGTCGACGTCGGCGAAGATCCGCTCGTCGTCGACCGGGACCTCGCGGGTGTCGGTGTCGTCGGCGCGAACGACAGCGCGCGCGCCGCGGTCCTCGGGCGCGTTCAGCAGGGCGTCGAAGGCGCTCGACGCGAAGAGCGGCGGGTGTCCGCGCCCGCCGTCGGTGGTGGGGACGAAAACGTCGCCGCCGCCCGCGACGGACGCTGCGAGGGTCTCGACGACAGACGGCGGCGTCAGTGGACAGTCGACCGGGTTCAGCAGGACGCCGGTCGCGTCCCGCTCTTTCGCCTGCTCGACGGCCACGCGGACCGACGAGAGCATTCCGGTCTCGTACGCCGGGTTCTCTCGGACGGTGGCGGCCGAGAGGTCCG
This portion of the Halobellus litoreus genome encodes:
- a CDS encoding FAD binding domain-containing protein, yielding MQQDMIPPLEHIDATSVDHAVRLLDEHGSDAATIAGNTDEINWLKNRDRTPEVLVDLKPIEELKEITETSGGGIRLGALATLSDVESHDAVTDGFSVLADAMGEIATPQIRNQGTIGGNLTQDSRCWYYRGGFDCYRAGGNTCYAITGESSDHAVTDYSRCITAHPSDGAVALIALGAEVVVSGPRGERREPLSEFFVGPEDNITVMNDLAHDEILTHIEVPSDWRGTNFYFEKVRGRDSWDFAIGNIAAAVKKSGNTVSDIRLVANGFAPTPKRLRTAERSIRGSRLSESNIEAASENVLPNAAPQPDNEYKLNLADNLVNRALNSVA
- a CDS encoding FxLYD domain-containing protein; translated protein: MVDAKAVLIGAVLAAGLTYGGLVGVEILVTGEVDAPSAPLAGETTVEGTTYHLDRLGRPTVVGEVRNGQSHPIGNVTVTVTYYRDGEAVGEAVGGALGEPIAPGSSAPFDVHYDAEGDVDDYDVSVAADRASAGSADLTAAASVTDRSQNRVVVSGTVSNDGSEARASEVVVAFYDADGNVIGARRTRPNRAIPPGESVPFRITFRTVGDVPSLAQEFDDFGVRAVPVDDA
- a CDS encoding nucleotidyltransferase family protein, yielding MAEDLVAAITAAGESTRMGGFPKPLLTFDGQRFVERLVDTYAGVGVEPVVVLGHEASEVRARADLSAATVRENPAYETGMLSSVRVAVEQAKERDATGVLLNPVDCPLTPPSVVETLAASVAGGGDVFVPTTDGGRGHPPLFASSAFDALLNAPEDRGARAVVRADDTDTREVPVDDERIFADVDTPSEYWDLVKRYEPI